A stretch of Chiloscyllium punctatum isolate Juve2018m chromosome 6, sChiPun1.3, whole genome shotgun sequence DNA encodes these proteins:
- the LOC140478419 gene encoding vomeronasal type-2 receptor 1-like: MQGMIFAINEINNDPALLPNITLGYAIYDTCYNIPAAIKDTFALISGQQKFTPNYQCQLNSSLSAVIGASTSTISIAMASILGIYNFPQISYFSSIPVLSNKEEFPSFFRTMPSDMFQSKVFVLLVKHFGWKWVGILADDVDYGIQAAQIFRKEVESLGVCIAFSEMIPIVKSREKYLQVVDVIRMSSARVIVAFSCDTNIVPLLEEVVRQNITNRTWLASEGWSTSGPLFIIKKEHTKYWTGTMGLTLPLCDIEGLQEFLFQTNPTKAVHDMFIAELWEEVFNCLWSPVVEEKNKLQPNMSQEICTGLEDMRAANHSYTDDSNFRVSCNVNNAVYAVAYALHDLQACENGKGPFENGTCASIHDFEPWQLLHYMKKVRFIDQSGNERYFDKNGDVSAVYDIINWQVTADGVINFVKVGRYDARAAPGHQLTIREKDLIWNTGELEVPHSVCSKNCKPGTRKRVQQGQPICCFDCIPCAEGEISNGTECFQCPEDYWSNINKDQCVPKEVEFLSFYEPLGSILTFFSILGVTTSAAVILIFIKFMNTPIVRANNYELSFLLLFSLMLCFLTSFAFIGQPSVEFCVLRQIGFGISFTLCLSCILVKTVVVVLAFKMTTPNQNVLKHFQPIHHRLVVTATMLIQICICVGFLFSLPIAVQKNTKAAVGKIILECSKGSEHAFFGNLGYIGFLSVLGFVLAFLARKLPNNFNEAKFITFSLFIFFAVWVSFLPAYFSIKGKYLVAIEIFAILSSSFGLLVCIFFPKCYVLLLRPELNTKRGLMDRAHLTAKSTSKT; this comes from the exons ATGCAAGGAATGATCTTCGCAATTAATGAAATAAATAACGATCCAGCACTCTTGCCAAACATAACTTTGGGTTATGCCATCTACGATACTTGCTATAATATTCCTGCAGCTATAAAGGAtacatttgctctgatatctggACAGCAGAAATTCACACCAAATTACCAATGCCAGTTAAATTCTTCCTTATCTGCTGTAATAGGTGCCTCAACATCAACAATCTCAATAGCAATGGCATCAATACTTGGGATTTATAATTTTCCTCAG ATTAGTTACTTTTCATCTATTCCAGTTCTCAGCAATAAAGAAGAATTCCCATCCTTTTTTCGCACAATGCCCAGTGATATGTTTCAGTCCAAGGTTTTTGTTCTTTTGGTGAAGCACTTTGGTTGGAAGTGGGTGGGAATATTAGCAGACGATGTTGATTATGGCATACAAGCAGCTCAGATATTTAGAAAAGAAGTAGAAAGCCTTGGTGTGTGCATTGCCTTTTCTGAGATGATTCCAATTGTCAAGTCTAGAGAAAAATATCTTCAAGTTGTTGACGTAATAAGAATGTCATCTGCAAGGGTTATAGTTGCTTTCTCTTGTGACACTAATATTGTTCCTTTACTTGAAGAGGTTGTTAGACAAAATATAACAAACAGAACGTGGCTAGCAAGTGAAGGTTGGAGTACATCAGGTCCACTATTTATTATAAAAAAAGAACACACTAAATACTGGACTGGAACAATGGGACTTACACTCCCTTTGTGTGACATTGAAGGACTTCAGGAATTTCTTTTTCAGACGAATCCAACTAAAGCTGTCCATGATATGTTTATAGCAGAACTTTGGGAAGAGGTATTCAATTGTTTATGGTCACCTGTAGTAGAGGAAAAAAATAAACTGCAACCAAACATGAGTCAGGAAATCTGCACTGGGCTGGAAGATATGAGGGCTGCTAATCACTCCTATACAGATGACAGTAACTTCCGAGTGTCCTGCAATGTGAACAATGCTGTTTATGCAGTCGCTTATGCCCTGCATGATTTGCAGGCCTGTGAAAATGGAAAGGGACCTTTTGAAAATGGAACCTGTGCAAGTATACACGATTTTGAACCTTGGCAG CTTCTACATTATATGAAGAAAGTCAGGTTTATTGACCAATCAGGAAATGAACGATATTTTGATAAAAATGGTGATGTTTCAGCCGTATATGACATAATAAACTGGCAGGTAACCGCTGATGGTGTAATTAACTTTGTGAAAGTTGGACGTTACGATGCTAGAGCAGCTCCAGGACATCAACTTACCATTAGGGAGAAGGATCTCATCTGGAATACTGGTGAATTAGAG GTTCCCCATTCTGTATGCAGTAAAAATTGCAAACCAGGAACTCGGAAAAGAGTTCAGCAAGGACAACCAATCTGCTGCTTTGATTGCATTCCATGTGCCGAGGGAGAGATATCAAATGGCACAG AATGTTTTCAGTGTCCTGAGGATTACTGGTCAAATATAAATAAGGATCAGTGCGTACCGAAGGAGGTGGAGTTCCTGTCTTTCTATGAACCATTGGGGAgcattttgacttttttttcaatATTAGGGGTTACTACCTCTGCAGCTGTTATTCTGATATTTATAAAGTTCATGAATACACCCATTGTAAGAGCTAATAATTATGAGCTTAGTTTTCTCCTTCTATTTTCTTTAATGCTGTGTTTCCtgacttcttttgcatttattggCCAACCTTCAGTTGAATTTTGTGTCCTCCGTCAAATAGGATTTGGCATCAGCTTTACATTGTGCCTATCATGCATCCTTGTTAAAACTGTAGTGGTGGTATTGGCTTTTAAAATGACAACACCCAACCAAAATGTATTAAAACATTTCCAGCCCATACATCACCGTTTGGTCGTCACGGCCACAATGCTTATTCAGATATGCATCTGTGTCGGGTTTTTGTTCTCATTACCAATTGCTGTGCAGAAAAACACAAAGGCTGCAGTTGGAAAAATCATTCTAGAATGCAGCAAAGGATCTGAACATGCGTTCTTTGGCAATTTGGGATACATTGGATTCTTATCTGTTCTTGGTTTTGTTTTGGCATTTCTTGCCCGAAAATTGCCTAACAATTTCAATGAAGCAAAATTTATCACTTTTAGCCTATTTATCTTTTTTGCTGTATGGGTGTCCTTCCTACCAGCTTACTTCAGCATTAAAGGAAAATATTTAGTTGCAATAGAAATATTTGCTATCCTGTCCTCAAGCTTTGGCCTTCTTGTTTGCATCTTCTTTCCTAAATGTTATGTTCTTTTACTGCGGCCTGAATTGAACACAAAACGTGGTTTGATGGATCGTGCACATCTAACTGCAAAATCCACCTCCAAAACTTAA